Sequence from the Anaerobranca californiensis DSM 14826 genome:
ATCACTCCTTCTAGGGAATTGACTGTTATTAAAATAATTGTAAAATCATCTTTTATCTCGTAGAAGATTTCTCCTGGCAGTTCTCCTTTTTCCTCTATAGGAGGTAAACCTATCTGTATAGCCCTTTCTTCCACTACTCCTAATAATATACCTACTAATAAAATATTTAACAGGATAAAGACCCGATTAACTACGGAATAATCTTTGTCCAAAAAAATTCCCCCTTTACCTTTCATACTAATCAACATATGAAAAGTAAAGGGGTTTAGAACCAATATATCGTTAATTTAATATAATTTTATTTAATAGATGCTATGGTTTCAGCTAAGCGGTAAATACTATTTGTTAGCTGTTCTAACCGGCTTTCCACCCGGACAAGTAAATATACCGTTACTGCGATGGGAAAGCCAAAGTTAGCTACAGCATTTAAAATGTTTTCCACTTTAATCCCTCCCCATATAAGAAATCAGGGGGGATAACCCCACCTGATTTTCTAAAAGATTTCTGTAACTTCCCTTGCCACTAAACGGGCTGTTACCTTTTCCACCAAACT
This genomic interval carries:
- a CDS encoding YvrJ family protein; protein product: MENILNAVANFGFPIAVTVYLLVRVESRLEQLTNSIYRLAETIASIK